The Candidatus Nitrospira nitrificans genomic sequence GTCATTCACGATCGATTTCGCCTTGCATACTTTGCTGGTCTAGGAAGCTCTTTGCCTCCGCAGAACCAGGGTGCTTTCAATGAGAACATTGACAAAGTGAAGGCGTGGGTAGGGGACGTGCTTGCCTTAATGCGCGGCAACTAGTGCGATAGGCATTGAAAGGTTCAGGACTTTCGACACAAGCACGAAGATAGTATGAAACAAGATGCCTATGTTGGGAGAAACTCTCGTCGATCTGGGCAAATGATTAGGCATCTCAGTCCTTTCCGTTATCCAGGCGGGAAAAGCTGGCTCGCGGATCATGTTCGTCTATGGTTAAAAGCTCAGACTAATCGACCTAAAATATTGGTCGAACCATTTGGGGGAGGAGCGGGTACATCATTAATTGCCGTAAATGAGGGGCTAGTTGAAGAGGCTGTGTTCGCTGAGATCGATCCAGATGTTGCTGCTACTTGGGAAACAGTATTGAACGGGCATGCAAGATGGCTAGCCAACACAATTAGCGCATTTCGAGTTACTAGAAAAAATGTTGAACGCGCTTTGAGCGAGATTCCCCAAAGTACCCATGAACGAGCTTTTCAATGCATACTTAGGAATCGGACGGCTCGTGGTGGTGTTTTGTCTGATGGTGCCGGCCTAATTCGCCGTGGTGAAAATGATAGAGGCCTGAAGTCTCGATGGTATCCTGAGACTCTTTCGAAGCGAATAGAGGTTATCTCGGGTTTGAAGAGTCAGTTGTGCTTTCTTCAAAGAGATGGCTTCAATGTTATTAATGAGTATTTGGATCGACCCGATACGGTGTTCTTTGTTGATCCCCCATATACTCAGGCCGCACGTCGTCTCTATCGATATTGGGACATAGATCACGAAAACCTGTTTAGGTTATTGGGCGATGCTAAGGGTAAAGTGCTTATGACCTATGACGATACAAAGGAGGTTCGAGTGTGGGCTAGTCGTTGTAAGTTTAAGGTGCGAAGAATATCTATGCATACCACGCACCATCAGTATAAACGCGAATTGATGATTTCTCGTGATTTCAATTGGTTAAAAATGAACCCCAGGCATAAAATCTGACACCCGCAGCTCACAACTTTACCTGAGAAGCTTTAAGAGATCGGACCCCGTTTCTATCATCCTGCTCAGTGATTGCAAGGCTCAAGTCTCTGCATATAATCAACTCTCACGCTGCCTTGTTGGGATGGCAGATGCACCAAGCAAGAAGTCGATCCACATCCCAGACGCTATTCTCTAGTAATGCTAATGAGCCGCACAAACCGATGAAATTGGCGAGCGCAGCTCGTAGCCTGCCGATGGCTGGGGAAGTAGTGCCGCTCGATGTACCCTGAATGGCAGACCTGTAGTGGTGTTGGTAGACTTGACAACTGCATCGAGATCACCAAAACTCGCCTGGCGTCCTAGAGAATGAGCTGCTTGGATACACTGATCGGTCTAATCAATCGCGTTAGGTAGACAGCCGAAAAGAGGATACGCCATGAAACAATGTCACCAACTTCTCGCAATCGCCTATATGGTTGCCAATGTCGTATCCATAACAAATGCCTATGCTGGTCCTGAAATTACCGGCATTCCAAGGGGACCGGTTGACAAAGGCAAGGTCGCAATGGCAGAAAAGGCGAAATTATCTGCACAATTATGCGGCCCGGGATGGACCCTGTCCGACGATCGTGAACATACCCAAGCGAGTTTCTTGTGCGTACCTGTAAAGCCAAAAGTACAATGCCCGCCGGATGCGCAGGTACTTGAAACGGACTATTCAATCGGCTGCGTCCCTAGGCCAAAGTAGATAAGCACCTGTTCAATGGATGATGCTGGTGGCATCAAGGCCGGGCACGCGAGCCAAGGGAAGCGATATTATGAATTCAGTTGCTGCATCCGTTTGATCGAGCAGTAGAGCGCATAGCCTTGGGCCACCATCCCGGTCACGAGTAACCCCAGCGCGGTCTGCAGCCAATGTGAAGCAGGATGGTCGAGTCCGTACATGCCGATGACGAACCCGAGAGCGATGGCGAGGATTCCGACGGATCGCGCGATGACACCCCTCAGCCACCAATTGTCTGTCGAAGGGGTTTTGAGAGGCATCATTGTTTCAGTCTACATACTTATAGACAGAGAGTCCAATCACACCTAGGGGACAGCCCCGTTCCGATCATGAGCCCGAACAGTGGTGGGCTCAACGATCCGGCGGCCCCGACCCATCATCAGCAGCGGCACAGAGACCGGCCATCAGACCCAGCGTAAACGCGCTCATCACAAGCACGACGCCGGCACAGGGTCGTGCTCGATCAACAGAGTCTTGCCTATCAGACGGCATGGTCATCTTTCCATTTTGCACTCGCTGCGCTTGGAACCAACTATACCAAGAAGCAGGAAGAAGATAGCAGCCAGGGCTCAAGCAAACCTGCCTCGCACAAATCATTCTTGCAGTTTCATCCCCTCGCTTGACCAACTCTCATGATCCCGCTACTCTGGCCTCAGACGAAATCCTGGAAGAGAGTTCTACTGGAGATGACGCGTGATTCTGGTCACCGGTGGCGCCGGATATATTGGGTCTCACACCTGTGTCGAACTGCTCCAGGCGGGACACGACATTACCGCCTTCGATAATTTCTGCAACAGCCATCCTGAATCGCTGGAACGTGTACGACGTCTTACAGGGAAACAGCTCCGCCTCATCCGCGGCGACATCCGCGACCGAGCGGCGCTGGTGACGGCGCTGCGAGAAAGCGGGGCGCAATCGGTGATTCACTTTGCCGGCCTGAAGGCGGTCGGCCAGTCGGTCCAGCAACCACTGTCCTACTACGACAACAATGTCGTCGGCTCTTTGCGTTTATTGGAGGCAATGGCAGTCTGTGGGGTCAAGACGCTGGTATTCAGTTCCTCCGCCACGGTGTACGGCGATCCGCAGCGGCTGCCGCTGACAGAAGATCATCCGCTCTCCGCCACCAATCCCTATGGACAAACGAAACTGACGGTGGAACACATGCTGCGGGATCTGCAGCGAAGCGATACTTCGTGGCGCATCGGGATTCTCCGCTACTTTAATCCGGTGGGCGCGCATGCGAGCGGGTTGATCGGCGAAGATCCACAGGGTACGCCGAACAACCTCATGCCCTTCGTAGCGCAGGTGGCGGTCGGCCTCCGCCCGCATCTGAACGTGTTCGGGAATGATTACACAACTCCGGACGGCACGGGTGTGCGCGACTATATCCATGTCGTGGATCTGGCCAGAGGACATCTCAAAGCCCTGGACGCGCTCGGACAATCCACGCGCCAGGCGGAATGTCTCACGGTCAATCTTGGAACCGGAACCGGTTACAGCGTACTGGAGATCGTGCGGGCCTTCGAGCAGGCCAGCGGCCGACGGGTGGCGTACAAAGCTGCGCCTCGTCGGCCCGGCGACGTCGCAGCCTGTTACGCCGATCCCGGCAAGGCGGCTGCCCTCCTCGGCTGGCGGACTGAGCGAGGCCTCGCCGACATGTGCGCCGACACGTGGCGATGGCAGCGCCTCAATCCTCACGGGTACAATCTTCCTCACCCAGCGGCCTAAGCCGTACCTATGGCGCTTCGCCGCGCCACAGGGTCATCGTGCAGCGAGCGGGTGTCATGATACACTGCCCTTCAGATGTTCGATGTCATCCTCTACCAACCGGAAATCCCCCCGAATACCGGCAATATTATCCGTCTTTGCGCCAATACCGGCGTCCGGCTTCACCTCGTGAGGCCGCTTGGTTTTGCCATGGATGATAAACAACTCGTGCGGGCCGGGCTGGACTATCATGAGTTCGCGGCGATCCGCACCTACGACGACTGGGCCGAATGTGCGGAGCGCTTCAAGGATCGCCGTCTATTCGCTATCTCCACAAAAGGAACCAGACGCTATGACCAGATCGACTATGCCAAAGACAACGTGTTTCTGTTCGGTCCGGAGACACGCGGGCTCCCATCCACACTCCTTGAATCGTTTTCAGCGGAACGGCGCATCCGTGTCCCGATGCGCCCAGAGAGTCGCAGCCTCAATCTCTCAAACGCCGTCGCGGTAGTGGTCTACGAAGCCTGGCGGCAGATTGGGTTTGAGCAGGGGATCTGACGTTCGTCCGTTTCGAAAAAGGCAGCTGCATGGCCTCGGCATTCTCCCACGCGTTCGTTGCCCTCGCACTCGGCAAGGCCCCTCGACATCCTCTCTTCACCTGGCCGGTCTTGTTCCTGGGCATGGCCTGTTCAATTGTGCCGGATCTGGATGTCATCGGCTTTTCCTTCGGGATTCAATACGGTGATCTGTGGGGCCATCGTGGCCTGACCCATTCGCTCTTCTTCGCCGGCCTCCTGAGTGCCGTTCTCACGGGTATCTGGCACCGACAGCAGTCGACGGCTGCACGGATGAGCCTTTTCGTCTATTTCTTCCTCTGCACCGCGTCACATGGTGTGCTCGATGCATTGACCGACGGCGGGCTCGGTGTGGCGTTCCTTTCCCCGTTCGATACCAGCCGATATTTTTTCGCGGCCCGACCGGTTGCCGTTTCTCCGATCGGCATCCACGCATTTTTCAGCGAGAAGGCTTTCCACGTGCTCGCCAGCGAGGTGCAATGGATCTGGCTCCCAACCATGGCGGGGCTCTTGATCGTTCGCCTGCTACAATCTGTGCGGTCGGTTCAACGAACGGTACCGCAAGCACCGAAAGAATGATCGGCATCTTGGAGAAATCGACCGGCTATGGCACGAATGTGCCGTTCCGGATAATTGGTTGGCTGCGTGCCTGCCAAGATGGAGATTCCGCCCAATCCATCGATCCCATTTGCCGCATCCCCTAGCTCGACAAGCGAATAGGGCTAGAGCGGTTATCTGAGATATCGACCATACAAGAAGGCGACAAACTGCTTGGCTCCGCGCATTCTATTCCTGATGTTGTCTTCCGTGACACTGCCTTGTCGCAGTTGTTTTTCAAACCTGATCAATGCATCCTTCAATTCTCTTCTTAATTCTTTCTCGATTACTCGATCCAACACGCTTGGCATAATATTCCTCCCTGATTAATTTCCTCGGATCCACTCCGATCAGGACTCGATCTGAACGGTGGCGCACGGAGACCAATTTGTAAATTCTACCGAACTCATCAGAGACAAGCCAGTTCTTACACCAGGAAGCACCAGCTCAACAAAAGACTCCTCCTTCGGGCAAGTCTAGAGCCGCCTGACATGGAACAACGTAAGCCCTGTTTTTACCCTGGCCTTGGGTAGAATCGTCTTATGCATGAGAAACGTTGGAAGTGAGGCTACCGATTCATCCCAATGGACCAGCAACCGCGACGGTTCCTGCCTCAGCAGCTCCCCTAGTCGAACCGGGCCAACAACAAAGGCCTCACCACCCCGTCGTAACATGTGACTCAATCTCGCAATGATCGCGCTCATGGTCGTCGAAGAATCAAAGGAGCCATACGGCAACCACTGATAAATCAGGTCGTACAGTTCGCGGCTCTCCGGGGACTTCTCGCTCCTATCAACGGCTACCATTCGGATTCGTTGCAACCAATCCCATCGTTGCACTTCGGCACACTGAGTCCAAAGCTGCTGGGCTTGACGCTGCGCATAGGCCACGTGGTGAACATGCACGGTATAGTCACGTGGCCGGTCAAAGAGAATGCACGTGGCAATGACCGCATCCCCGTTGGCAATAAGCACACGCTCTGCCCGTGATCGCAACCTTCCGATCTCGCGATCCTGCTCGCCAAGATCGTCGAGGTAGTCGGCAACAAACGATTGAGCAGCGAGTTCGCCGATCTCCTGGTCGTCTTCTGGAAATAAGGGGACCGCCTCGAAGGCTTCGACGGGAGCGACTCTCGGAACGTTTGGCGCGAATACCCTGCGCCAATCGACCGGACTGATTGGACATTCGTCGGGCGGCGATGTCCTCACCGGAAGATCGGAAGGTAACGGCACGGTTAATTCCCTTTCGCGATCTTTGAGAATCAACGAACGCCCTTCGACGCGGAGGCTGCGATCCAGCGGAAGCACACGACGCCCGATCGAACTGACGTAGGGAAGACCCACCGGATCTTCAGCGAGGGTAGCCTTTTGAACAATCCCGTTTTTCACGGTGACACACAGCCCCTGGCTTTCCTCAAGATACCGAACGGGAGGATGCGGGACCGGCAGCCATTCAATACGATGCGACTTCGAAGGATTCATGAACGCCGTAAGCGGATCCTCAGCACCTACCGGCTGGGGCGTAAACACCCCACTGAACAAGCGAAAGGCCGCCTCGGACGGATAGGTTGGAATCCCGCGATACCGCAAGGGCCTCGGAGCGGAGCGTCCCTTGTTCTGATCGTCGTAGAGTCCACGAATCAGCTCGAACACGGCAGAGCCCGTCCCAGGCAACAACGATTTGAACAGTTCGACCACCGGAAGAAAGTCAATCTGGTCCCAGTGCATCGCTCCCATGCAAGCCATGAAGCGTGCCGTTTCAAATCCCCCACCATCCAAAACATACAAGGCATCTTTTCGCTGTCGAATCGTCGCCAGGCCTTTGGAGTCGATCGCAAAATCCTCATCGCGATAAAACCACCGCACCTCCTCGATCGGGACTCGTAACGCCCCGGCCGCCAGAGCACGCAGATCATCCGGAGTGATCCGTTGCCAATCGGACCTCGAGGCGAGATTCAGCCTGATTTCATTCACGAGCCCATCGGGCTTAATTCCGACCCACCGTCCCCAATCCAGTCGGACTCGCGCTCGCCGCAGCAAGACTGTCCCGGGATCGGTCGAATCCCAGTCGCACTCATGCAAGGGATGGCCTGCCGGGTCTGTTTCGAGAAAACGTCGTCCATCAGGCCGATAAAAAACGTGATGCCCGTTTGGACGCGTTTCAACCCGTGCGCCGATCTTGTCGAAGGACTCAGCGAGTGTACGTGTGGAAGGAAACCGGAGATGGCCTGGCGTGTGCAGGGCAAATGCAATGGCGTCCGAGGGCATTCACTCGCGGAGTTGGCCGCTCCCCAAGACAATGAATTTCGAGCAGGTTAACTCTTCCAACCCCATGGGACCCCGCGCATGAATGCGCGAGGTGCTGATGCCGATTTCGGCTCCCAGACCGAACTGGTACCCGTCGTTGAGCCGGGTAGAGGCATTCACCAGGACAGCGCTGGCATCGACTTCCTTGAGAAACCGCATTGCATGTCCGTAATCCGACGTCACGATCGCTTCCGTATGCCGCGATCCGTACTGTGCGATGTGTTCCATCGCATCATCCATGTTCTTCACGATTTTCACGGCAAGAATCAGGTCGAGAAACTCTTTGCCGTAATCCTGTTCGCTTGCCGGCTTGGCCTCGGGAATCAACTGGCAGGTCTTCGCGCAGCCACGAATTTCGACATCGGCAGCCCCGAGACTTCTGGCAAGCTTGGGCAGCAGAGTCCGCGCGGCCGACTGGTGGACCAGCAGGGTTTCCATGGCGTTGCACGTGGACGGCCGCTGCGCTTTGGCATTGACGCAAATGGCCTCCGCCATCGCCGAATCCGCGTCGGCATCGACATAGATATGGCACACGCCTGCATCATGCTTCACGACCGGAATCGTCGAATGTTCCGCGATAAGTTTCATCAATGACTCGCCGCCCCGAGGAATGATCAAGTCGATGAACCGATCCTGCTTGAGCAACACAGGAACCACTTCACGATCCGCGCGGTCGACAAACGTGATCGCGCCGGATGGAACACCGGCTTTTTCCGATGCCTCCGACAGAATGGCGGCAATGGCCGTATTGGAATGAATCGCTTCGCTGCCCCCTCGCAACACGCAGACGTTGCCCGATTTAAGACAGAGGGCGGCTGAATCCGCCGTCACATTGGGACGAGACTCGTAAATGATTCCGATCACCCCCAGAGGCACACGTACCCGCCCGACCTGCATTCCATTGGGCCTCGTCCACATCGAGGACATCATTCCGACGGGGTCGGGCAACTTCGCCACTTCACGAATACCGGCGGCCATCTCTCTGATGCGCTTCTCGGTCAATCTCAAGCGATCCGCCATCGCCTTCTTTGCGGGCATCGTTCCAAACGCCCTCAAATCTTGCTCATTCGCAGCGAGGAGCTCGTCCGTCTGAGCCTCTAGCGCCTCCGCCATGGCGAAGAGTGCCTGATCCTTGGTCGCGGTCGGTAGAGACGCCAATCTCCTCGATGCCTGTTTGGCCTTAGAGACCAACTCCAACACATACTCCAACACCGGCAACGGCTTGGACTCGTCGATTTTCTGATCTGAGGCGGTCTTGTCTAGAGCTTCCACGCTTCGCACCAATGATTCAATCTCGAGACGAGTGCTGACAATACCGTGTGGATAAGAGACGGGTCAAGGGTCCCGATACGGCGCGATGGGAGGAATTCACGGGAGCGGGCTACCAAAGACTGTCGGTCAGTACTGGACGGTCTCTGAGGTGCGGCTTCGCGAAGGCCATACCCGATTGCCTGACTGTGGTAGGCTTCGACGAGCACTGGATGGCGGATCATTACACTTGATGAATGAGCCGACGAAGTATCATGGCGACGGGATACCGCACACACTCCGCAGCAGTGCGAGGCGTGGATACAAACGAAGACGGATCAGTCATATTCATTGCGTTGCTGAAGCCTCCGCCTCTCCCGGGACCATCGATTCATCAGGTGAACTCGGTTCCTCAGGCACGATCGGCTGCTCGCGTAGGGGCGGCTGTGCAGGAATCGCAGACGGCCTAGAGACTGGCCAAGCCTCTACCACCATGGATGGATTCGGATATTGAAATACCCAATCGTAGTGGGTCGGCTTTCCATCAAAATGACGCACTGCGAGCGGGAAATTCCCCTGCTTGATCGGTTTTTCCCGGCTCTTGCTTCGAACTCCCATGATGCCTCCCGTGGGAGCCCTCAGCAATTCCCACTCACCACGTCCCAGCGGATCGAGGTAGACTTTCCGGAGAAATGGTTTAGGCGGCCTCGCAAGTTCGGCAAGTGTTTGCGGATACACTTCACCGGGGAAGACTCTTCCCACCTTTGTATTGGCCGAATACAGTGCCAGGGCCGTTTGAATTTCGATCCCCTTGGCTAGCAAATCCATCTCGAGCTCTCGTTGCACCATCGTCTTCCACTGCCGGGCAGCCCCCGTCATGGCAAGTCCCATAAGAGTAATGGCAATCATCACCATGAGGTACGAGAACCCTGTTTCTTGCCGTCTCAGCGATGCCGGAAGCCTCCTCATTCTCCATCACTCCTGACCTATCGATTCTTCCGTTGATTTTTCCGACAGCAAGACCGTTTGATCCATACGGGTTCCGGTATCTCGGATCGTCACGCTTTCTGAATTGATCGCCTTGAGGATGAGGTGATGGTCGACATGATCACCGATCTTGAGCACCAACACCTCATCGTCTTTCTTGAGGACCGCAATATCTTTATTTTCCCGCCGCCCCTCGCCCACGCGAAGAAAACCCAGGTAATGATACTGCTCCAAGCCCGATGTATCCTCTTGGTGCGTCGCAGTCTCGGCTGAAGCCGACCCAGGCTGATTCATGGAAGCCGGCACATTCCCGGCCATGAATGTGCCATCGGATCGAGGCACGGCAAAAATGTTTCGATGCACGGTAAAGGTTGTCTGACTTTGAAGCCCCCTTGATGTCAGCCAATCCAGGTGCACGCGTAGGCCTGTTCTTCCTATTGCCGCCTGTTGGCCCACGGAAGGGCGACCCCCGACATTCGTGAGCGGAACGCGAGCCGGCTCCTGCATCGACCGCCACTGCCATACCGCCAGCCCTGCCCATAGAACGAGAAGTGAGGCCGCAAGAATCATCTTCTTTTTTGTATCCATGATTATTGCACTGATCCCGACGGACCAGACTCTCCCGTATTGCCGCGAAGGTACGTCGCAATCTTTATGTTGAACGTCAGCAGCGTGTCCTGCGCGCCTCCAGACCGGGTCAGTTCAAGATCCTCGATAAATACCAACTCTTCCGCCGTCTCGAGACCGTAGATGAATCGGCGGAGATCCTCGTATTGCCCGGTCATCGGCCCCTGTAACAGCCCTTTGCTCATATTCGCGATGAGAGTGGGCTCCGTCTTATAGGACAATCCCGGCAAACTGACTCGGTCGCGCTTCGCTTCGTCCGAGATCCCCAGCGCGAGCGGAGTAAAGTCACGCTCGGCGGGAAGCCCCGCCCATACTCGGCTCAAGTCCTTTTTCGCTTTTCTGGCCTCGCGGTGATACATCAATGTCTGTCGGGTCGCAGTCCATTCATTCTCTAACCGCTCTCGGCTCGCTTGGGCGCCCGCCACACCGAAATCATGGACGAGGAACAGTATAAAAAGAAGACTCAGCGCGACTCCCACCAATGGGAACAAGGGTGCGAAGGGATGCTGCCAGAGAAAGAGCAGGCGATCTTTCATCACTCAAGTTCTTTCACGCCGGTATTGCACCGTGACGTCGAACTCCACCAACCCGTTCTGCCCAACACGATGTTGCGCCAAAATCGGGTCCTTAAATGTCGCGTGATCTTGAAGTCCAACGGTGAAGGCGGTGATGTCTTCAAGGGCTGCGGCAGTTCCCGTGAGCCGAACCGTCGTACCGGATTGATCAAGGCGAACACTGCTGAGCGCAAGGCGTGGAGGGATCGCCTGCTCCAATTCGGTCAGAAACTGCGTCCACGAAAACGATCTTTTCCC encodes the following:
- the pilO gene encoding type 4a pilus biogenesis protein PilO, which codes for MKDRLLFLWQHPFAPLFPLVGVALSLLFILFLVHDFGVAGAQASRERLENEWTATRQTLMYHREARKAKKDLSRVWAGLPAERDFTPLALGISDEAKRDRVSLPGLSYKTEPTLIANMSKGLLQGPMTGQYEDLRRFIYGLETAEELVFIEDLELTRSGGAQDTLLTFNIKIATYLRGNTGESGPSGSVQ
- a CDS encoding metal-dependent hydrolase — translated: MASAFSHAFVALALGKAPRHPLFTWPVLFLGMACSIVPDLDVIGFSFGIQYGDLWGHRGLTHSLFFAGLLSAVLTGIWHRQQSTAARMSLFVYFFLCTASHGVLDALTDGGLGVAFLSPFDTSRYFFAARPVAVSPIGIHAFFSEKAFHVLASEVQWIWLPTMAGLLIVRLLQSVRSVQRTVPQAPKE
- a CDS encoding glutamate-5-semialdehyde dehydrogenase — protein: MPVLEYVLELVSKAKQASRRLASLPTATKDQALFAMAEALEAQTDELLAANEQDLRAFGTMPAKKAMADRLRLTEKRIREMAAGIREVAKLPDPVGMMSSMWTRPNGMQVGRVRVPLGVIGIIYESRPNVTADSAALCLKSGNVCVLRGGSEAIHSNTAIAAILSEASEKAGVPSGAITFVDRADREVVPVLLKQDRFIDLIIPRGGESLMKLIAEHSTIPVVKHDAGVCHIYVDADADSAMAEAICVNAKAQRPSTCNAMETLLVHQSAARTLLPKLARSLGAADVEIRGCAKTCQLIPEAKPASEQDYGKEFLDLILAVKIVKNMDDAMEHIAQYGSRHTEAIVTSDYGHAMRFLKEVDASAVLVNASTRLNDGYQFGLGAEIGISTSRIHARGPMGLEELTCSKFIVLGSGQLRE
- the trmL gene encoding tRNA (uridine(34)/cytosine(34)/5-carboxymethylaminomethyluridine(34)-2'-O)-methyltransferase TrmL, giving the protein MFDVILYQPEIPPNTGNIIRLCANTGVRLHLVRPLGFAMDDKQLVRAGLDYHEFAAIRTYDDWAECAERFKDRRLFAISTKGTRRYDQIDYAKDNVFLFGPETRGLPSTLLESFSAERRIRVPMRPESRSLNLSNAVAVVVYEAWRQIGFEQGI
- the galE gene encoding UDP-glucose 4-epimerase GalE; this encodes MILVTGGAGYIGSHTCVELLQAGHDITAFDNFCNSHPESLERVRRLTGKQLRLIRGDIRDRAALVTALRESGAQSVIHFAGLKAVGQSVQQPLSYYDNNVVGSLRLLEAMAVCGVKTLVFSSSATVYGDPQRLPLTEDHPLSATNPYGQTKLTVEHMLRDLQRSDTSWRIGILRYFNPVGAHASGLIGEDPQGTPNNLMPFVAQVAVGLRPHLNVFGNDYTTPDGTGVRDYIHVVDLARGHLKALDALGQSTRQAECLTVNLGTGTGYSVLEIVRAFEQASGRRVAYKAAPRRPGDVAACYADPGKAAALLGWRTERGLADMCADTWRWQRLNPHGYNLPHPAA
- a CDS encoding DNA adenine methylase yields the protein MKQDAYVGRNSRRSGQMIRHLSPFRYPGGKSWLADHVRLWLKAQTNRPKILVEPFGGGAGTSLIAVNEGLVEEAVFAEIDPDVAATWETVLNGHARWLANTISAFRVTRKNVERALSEIPQSTHERAFQCILRNRTARGGVLSDGAGLIRRGENDRGLKSRWYPETLSKRIEVISGLKSQLCFLQRDGFNVINEYLDRPDTVFFVDPPYTQAARRLYRYWDIDHENLFRLLGDAKGKVLMTYDDTKEVRVWASRCKFKVRRISMHTTHHQYKRELMISRDFNWLKMNPRHKI